TAAATAGTAGGTTTGAATCCCGGCCGGAGCACTTTTTTTTAAATTATTTTTTATAAAATTAATTCCAATCCACAAAGCATATCAAATTTAAGATACGTTTAAAAATATATATTGTAAATTATTATTAAAGAGGTGAAATCAAATGATATTTTGGATACTCGGATTAATTATAGCTATCATATTAATTGCAGTAATAGTAATTTATAATGGGTTAATTGTAGCTAGAAATAGAGTGGATAACGCTTGGTCTCAAATTGATGTTCAATTAAGAAAAAGGTTTGATTTAGTACCAAATTTAGTTGATACTGTAAAAGGATATGCAAAGCATGAAAAAAGTGTTTTTACAGAAGTAACAAAAGCAAGAGCTTCATTAATGAAAGCCGAAACAATTGAACAAAAAGGAAAAGCAGATACTCAATTAGCAGGTGCATTAAAATCATTATTTGCAGTAGCAGAAAATTATCCTAAATTACAAGCAAATGAAAATTTCAGATTATTGCAAGAACAATTAGAAGGAATTGAAAATAAAATTGCTTATTCAAGACAATTTTATAATGATTCAGTGATGGATTTTAATAATAAAATACAAACATTTCCAAATAATATGTTCGCAAATATGATGAATTTTACTAAAAAACAATACTTTGAAGCAGGAGAAGAAAAAGCAAGAAAACCTGTTAAAGTAGAGTTTTAAGGTGAATTTAAATGGAAATGTACAAACAGATTAGCCATAATAAATGGCTTTCTACTTTTTTAATTTTTATTGTATTTGGTATTTTAGTGGGATTAGGTTTTATACTTAGTTTTGTTTTTAATGATCCAAGTGTGTTAATAATAATTGTATTTTTTTCAGTAATTTATGTTTTTATATCTTATAGATTTAGCAAAAATATTGTTTTAGCTTCAACAGGAGCTAAAAAAGCAGATCCTATAAAAGATGCTTATCTAGTTAATACAGTAGAAGGATTAGCATTAGCAGCAGGAATACCAAAGCCAGAAGTTTATATTATTGAAGACCAAAACCCAAATGCTTTTGCTACTGGAAAAGACCCCAAATCCTCAGCAATTGCAGTAACAAGAGGATTATTAAATATTATGAATAGAGAAGAATTAGAAGGAGTTATATCGCATGAATTAGCGCATATTAAAAATTATGATATTAGATTTATGACTTTAACAGCAGTTCTAGTTGGTTTAATAGCAATTATAGCACAA
The sequence above is drawn from the Candidatus Micrarchaeia archaeon genome and encodes:
- a CDS encoding M48 family metallopeptidase, translating into MEMYKQISHNKWLSTFLIFIVFGILVGLGFILSFVFNDPSVLIIIVFFSVIYVFISYRFSKNIVLASTGAKKADPIKDAYLVNTVEGLALAAGIPKPEVYIIEDQNPNAFATGKDPKSSAIAVTRGLLNIMNREELEGVISHELAHIKNYDIRFMTLTAVLVGLIAIIAQFSTRMLIFGGSGDRKGGHPIVLIIGILFMILAPIFATLVQLAISRKREYLADATGAQLSRYPDGLANALEKLKKHDTKIKTASSATAPLFIAEPIKKGFANLISTHPPLDDRIKKLRNM
- a CDS encoding LemA family protein, producing MIFWILGLIIAIILIAVIVIYNGLIVARNRVDNAWSQIDVQLRKRFDLVPNLVDTVKGYAKHEKSVFTEVTKARASLMKAETIEQKGKADTQLAGALKSLFAVAENYPKLQANENFRLLQEQLEGIENKIAYSRQFYNDSVMDFNNKIQTFPNNMFANMMNFTKKQYFEAGEEKARKPVKVEF